A part of Miscanthus floridulus cultivar M001 chromosome 6, ASM1932011v1, whole genome shotgun sequence genomic DNA contains:
- the LOC136458761 gene encoding AP2/ERF and B3 domain-containing protein Os01g0693400-like, producing the protein MDSASSLVDDTTSGGGGGGGGSTDKLRALAVAAAASGPPLERMGSGASAVVDAAEPGAEADSGGSAGGAAAAAVVGVGGKLPSSRYKGVVPQPNGRWGAQIYERHQRVWLGTFAGEADAARAYDVAAQRFRGRDAITNFRPLADADPDAAAELRFLASRSKAEVVDMLRKHTYFDELAQNKRAFAAAAASAAAPTASSPANNNSNHSSLASPSPATAREHLFDKTVTPSDVGKLNRLVIPKQHAEKHFPLQLLSAGGESKGVLLNLEDAAGKAWRFRYSYWNSSQSYVLTKGWSRFVKEKGLQAGDVVGFYRSSAAGAGADSKLFIDCKLRPNSVVTASTTGPVGSSPAPAPVATKAVRLFGVDLLTTPATAVAAPAEAMAAGCKRARDLASPPQAAFKKQLVELALV; encoded by the coding sequence ATGGACAGCGCCAGCAGCCTCGTGGACGAcaccaccagcggcggcggcggcggcggcggcgggtccaCGGACAAGCTAAGGGCTttggccgtcgccgccgccgcctcgggcCCGCCGCTGGAGCGCATGGGCAGCGGCGCCAGCGCGGTCGTGGACGCGGCCGAGCCGGGCGCCGAGGCGGACTCCGGCGGCTCCGccggtggcgccgccgccgccgcggtggtGGGCGTGGGCGGGAAGCTGCCGTCGTCCAGGTACAAGGGCGTGGTGCCGCAGCCCAACGGGCGGTGGGGCGCGCAGATCTACGAGCGCCACCAGCGCGTGTGGCTCGGCACCTTCGCGGGCGAGGCCGACGCGGCGCGCGCCTACGACGTCGCGGCGCAGCGGTTCCGGGGCCGCGACGCCATCACCAACTTCCGCCCGCTCGCGGACGCCGACCcggacgccgccgccgagctccggtTCCTCGCGTCCCGCTCCAAGGCCGAGGTCGTCGACATGCTCCGCAAGCACACCTACTTCGACGAGCTCGCGCAGAACAAGCgcgccttcgccgccgccgcagcgtccGCGGCCGCCCCCACCGCCTCGTCGCCAGCCAACAACAACAGCAACCATTCCTCCCTCGCGTCGCCCTCCCCCGCGACGGCGCGGGAGCACCTCTTCGACAAGACGGTGACCCCCAGCGACGTGGGCAAGCTGAACCGGCTGGTGATCCCGAAGCAGCACGCCGAGAAGCACTTCCCGCTGCAGCTCCTGTCCGCCGGCGGCGAGAGCAAGGGCGTGCTCCTCAACCTGGAGGACGCCGCGGGCAAGGCGTGGCGGTTCCGCTACTCCTACTGGAACAGCAGCCAGAGCTACGTGCTCACCAAGGGCTGGAGCCGCTTCGTCAAGGAGAAGGGCCTCCAGGCCGGCGACGTCGTCGGCTTCTACCGCTCGTCcgcggccggcgccggcgccgacaGCAAGCTCTTCATCGACTGCAAGCTGCGGCCCAACAGCGTCGTCACCGCCTCGACGACAGGCCCCGTGGGGTCGTCGCCGGCTCCGGCGCCGGTGGCGACGAAGGCCGTGCGTCTCTTCGGCGTCGACCTGCTGACGACGCCGGCCACCGCCGTGGCGGCGCCAGCGGAGGCCATGGCCGCCGGGTGCAAGAGAGCCCGGGACTTGGCTTCGCCCCCGCAGGCGGCGTTCAAGAAGCAGCTCGTGGAGCTGGCACTAGTGTAG